In a single window of the Bactrocera dorsalis isolate Fly_Bdor chromosome 2, ASM2337382v1, whole genome shotgun sequence genome:
- the LOC105225855 gene encoding protein suppressor of hairy wing isoform X1, which produces MKINMGDSNKKPSPKVKEPVNQTSPNNAVKILNERASKRSKPANPDSSPPSKHVKLSIGKSKTTVENNDDMDHYVLKTIKDEASLEGGETIAIVLNEEAKGVTAAAGEVAEELQISEEEADDTDGKNDVMEHFCGKCYKTFRRFSGLKNHMEFCRYDSGYHLRKNEMLKNLDKIEKDAVTMEKKDVCFCCGESYDTFHLGHINCPDCPKSFKSQMSYERHIFITHSEFDTYPCSICNAKLRSDNLLKLHEEQHKNRGKPFACKICGKDFTRAYHLKRHQKYSSCSAAGIDAMKCKVCDKAFFRLDNLRAHLRQHLGTHVTKKPEYRCPQCKNCFYSLSTLNIHTRTHTGERPFDCDLCEKKFPTLIALKKHRRYHTGEKPYTCSVCNQSFAVKEVLNRHMKRHTGERPHTCPDCNKSFIQASQLRSHARTHILPFECAECDQKFKTQKHLDKHKKTHIKKCYECNSTFADQSQLEDHMANFVHKKSTKTAKKTVTRKSTRRTRTYCHVCDQDFSTVKNFQFHILKVHEMDPEDFVNEKLKENEAIKTSENVYKIEGAASNEIQILSETEGNAAIMAAGSMNSTEIYNNNKGSKGGLVVKEFIVNDVPAAEEAAMVLHDEAYTVIPLDGDGPIETVTAVTMSPINISAEVKKERRKSLAESLAVAIGTDNVTLREPIQLNEEDMKLKENVGKLLDMLVDNKTLKKFGWPTNSEENVLCRVIENCGYNLTKDAETYRDCDYATRMREYVKLLFTVVIHNNSIKELLNNYPIDEVVEYVLGNDDDEDDDGDNDKDDDNSNMKN; this is translated from the exons ATGAAAA TAAATATGGGAGATTCCAACAAAAAACCAAGCCCTAAGGTCAAAGAACCTGTGAACCAAACAAGTCCAAATAACGCTGTAAAAATCTTGAATGAGCGCGCCTCTAAACGTTCGAAACCAGCTAATCCGGACTCTAGTCCACCGTCAAAGCATGTGAAGCTTTCTATTGGAAAGAGCAAAACTACTGTTGAAAATAATGATGACATGGACCACTATGTATTGAAAACCATAAAAGACGAGGCCAGTTTGGAGGGTGGGGAAACAATAGCTATTGTATTGAATGAGGAGGCAAAAGGTGTTACGGCCGCTGCTGGAGAAGTAGCTGAAGAGCTCCAAATTAGCGAAGAGGAAGCCGATGACACTGATGGGAAAAATGATGTGATGGAACATTTTTGCGGCAAGTGCTACAAAACTTTTAGACGATTCAGT gGTCTCAAAAATCATATGGAATTTTGCCGTTACGACAGTGGTTATCATTTGCGCAAAAATGAAATGCTAAAAAATCTCGATAAAATCGAGAAAGATGCTGTTACAATGGAGAAGAAAGATGTGTGCTTTTGTTGTGGCGAAAGCTATGACACATTCCAT TTGGGACACATTAATTGCCCTGATTGTCCCAAGTCTTTCAAATCGCAAATGAGCTATGAACGCCACATATTCATTACACACTCCGAATTCGACACCTACCCATGTTCAATTTGTAATGCAAAACTGCGCAGcgataatttattaaaactccATGAAGAGCAGCATAAAAATCGAGGAAAACCCTTTGCATGCAAAATATGTGGAAAAGACTTTACTCGTGCGTACCATCTTAAACGCCATCAGAAGTATTCATCTTGTTCAGCCGCAGGAATTGACGCCATGAAGTGTAAAGTCTGCGATAAGGCTTTCTTTCGGTTGGACAATCTTCGTGCTCACCTAAGGCAGCATTTGGGTACACATGTTACTAAAAAGCCTGAATATAGATGCCCGcaatgtaaaaattgtttttacagTTTATCTACTTTAAA caTTCACACTCGAACGCACACCGGAGAACGGCCATTCGATTGCGATTTATGTGAGAAGAAATTTCCCACTTTAATTGCTCTGAAAAAACATCGCCGCTACCATACTGGTGAAAAACCTTACACATGTTCTGTG TGTAATCAATCGTTTGCTGTTAAGGAGGTGTTAAATCGCCACATGAAGCGACACACTGGTGAAAGACCACATACCTGCCCGGATTGTAATAAAAGCTTTATCCAGGCATCACAATTGCGAAGTCATGCACGAACCCATATTTTACCGTTCGAATGCGCAGAGTGCGATCAGAAATTCAAAACACAGAAACA CCTCGACAAGCACAAAAAGACTCACATTAAGAAATGCTACGAGTGCAATAGTACTTTTGCCGATCAGTCTCAACTGGAGGATCATATGGCAAACTTCGTGCATAAAA AATCAACAAAAACAGCTAAGAAAACAGTTACTCGTAAATCTACGAGACGCACTCGTACTTATTGCCATGTCTGCGATCAAGACTTCAGTACCgtgaaaaatttccaatttcacATCCTCAAAGTGCATGAGATGGATCCCGAGGATTTCGTTAATGAAAAACTCAAAGAAAACGAAGCAATTAAAACTAGTGAAAACGTTTACAAAATCGAAGGAGCAGCATCAAATGAAATACAGATCCTCAGCGAAACAGAGGGTAACGCCGCCATTATGGCCGCTGGCAGTATGAACAGTACGGagatttacaacaacaataaaggcaGTAAAGGTGGGTTGGTGGTGAAAGAGTTCATCGTCAATGATGTACCTGCCGCTGAAGAAGCAGCAATGGTCCTCCACGACGAAGCTTATACAGTTATACCACTAGACGGAGATGGTCCCATAGAAACAGTGACTGCTGTCACTATGAGTCCTATTAACATATCGGCAGAAGTTAAAAAAGAACGACGCAAATCATTAGCTGAATCACTGGCCGTGGCAATTGGTACAGACAATGTTACACTGAGAGAGCCTATACAACTGAATGAAGAAGATATGAAACTGAAGGAGAATGTCGGAAAATTACTGGATATGTTGGTCGATAATAAAACTTTGAAGAAATTCGGTTGGCCAACCAACAGCGAAGAAAAT GTTTTATGCCGTGTCATTGAAAATTGCGGATATAACTTAACAAAAGATGCAGAAACATATCGAGATTGTGATTACGCGACGAGAATGCGTGAATACGTGAAACTGTTATTTACCGTAGTGATTCATAATAACTCCATAAAGgagttattaaataattatccCATCGATGAAGTAGTTGAGTACGTGCTGGGTAACGATGACGACGAGGACGATGATGGTGATAACGATAAAGATGATGACAATAGTAATatgaaaaattag
- the LOC105225855 gene encoding protein suppressor of hairy wing isoform X2 — protein MGDSNKKPSPKVKEPVNQTSPNNAVKILNERASKRSKPANPDSSPPSKHVKLSIGKSKTTVENNDDMDHYVLKTIKDEASLEGGETIAIVLNEEAKGVTAAAGEVAEELQISEEEADDTDGKNDVMEHFCGKCYKTFRRFSGLKNHMEFCRYDSGYHLRKNEMLKNLDKIEKDAVTMEKKDVCFCCGESYDTFHLGHINCPDCPKSFKSQMSYERHIFITHSEFDTYPCSICNAKLRSDNLLKLHEEQHKNRGKPFACKICGKDFTRAYHLKRHQKYSSCSAAGIDAMKCKVCDKAFFRLDNLRAHLRQHLGTHVTKKPEYRCPQCKNCFYSLSTLNIHTRTHTGERPFDCDLCEKKFPTLIALKKHRRYHTGEKPYTCSVCNQSFAVKEVLNRHMKRHTGERPHTCPDCNKSFIQASQLRSHARTHILPFECAECDQKFKTQKHLDKHKKTHIKKCYECNSTFADQSQLEDHMANFVHKKSTKTAKKTVTRKSTRRTRTYCHVCDQDFSTVKNFQFHILKVHEMDPEDFVNEKLKENEAIKTSENVYKIEGAASNEIQILSETEGNAAIMAAGSMNSTEIYNNNKGSKGGLVVKEFIVNDVPAAEEAAMVLHDEAYTVIPLDGDGPIETVTAVTMSPINISAEVKKERRKSLAESLAVAIGTDNVTLREPIQLNEEDMKLKENVGKLLDMLVDNKTLKKFGWPTNSEENVLCRVIENCGYNLTKDAETYRDCDYATRMREYVKLLFTVVIHNNSIKELLNNYPIDEVVEYVLGNDDDEDDDGDNDKDDDNSNMKN, from the exons ATGGGAGATTCCAACAAAAAACCAAGCCCTAAGGTCAAAGAACCTGTGAACCAAACAAGTCCAAATAACGCTGTAAAAATCTTGAATGAGCGCGCCTCTAAACGTTCGAAACCAGCTAATCCGGACTCTAGTCCACCGTCAAAGCATGTGAAGCTTTCTATTGGAAAGAGCAAAACTACTGTTGAAAATAATGATGACATGGACCACTATGTATTGAAAACCATAAAAGACGAGGCCAGTTTGGAGGGTGGGGAAACAATAGCTATTGTATTGAATGAGGAGGCAAAAGGTGTTACGGCCGCTGCTGGAGAAGTAGCTGAAGAGCTCCAAATTAGCGAAGAGGAAGCCGATGACACTGATGGGAAAAATGATGTGATGGAACATTTTTGCGGCAAGTGCTACAAAACTTTTAGACGATTCAGT gGTCTCAAAAATCATATGGAATTTTGCCGTTACGACAGTGGTTATCATTTGCGCAAAAATGAAATGCTAAAAAATCTCGATAAAATCGAGAAAGATGCTGTTACAATGGAGAAGAAAGATGTGTGCTTTTGTTGTGGCGAAAGCTATGACACATTCCAT TTGGGACACATTAATTGCCCTGATTGTCCCAAGTCTTTCAAATCGCAAATGAGCTATGAACGCCACATATTCATTACACACTCCGAATTCGACACCTACCCATGTTCAATTTGTAATGCAAAACTGCGCAGcgataatttattaaaactccATGAAGAGCAGCATAAAAATCGAGGAAAACCCTTTGCATGCAAAATATGTGGAAAAGACTTTACTCGTGCGTACCATCTTAAACGCCATCAGAAGTATTCATCTTGTTCAGCCGCAGGAATTGACGCCATGAAGTGTAAAGTCTGCGATAAGGCTTTCTTTCGGTTGGACAATCTTCGTGCTCACCTAAGGCAGCATTTGGGTACACATGTTACTAAAAAGCCTGAATATAGATGCCCGcaatgtaaaaattgtttttacagTTTATCTACTTTAAA caTTCACACTCGAACGCACACCGGAGAACGGCCATTCGATTGCGATTTATGTGAGAAGAAATTTCCCACTTTAATTGCTCTGAAAAAACATCGCCGCTACCATACTGGTGAAAAACCTTACACATGTTCTGTG TGTAATCAATCGTTTGCTGTTAAGGAGGTGTTAAATCGCCACATGAAGCGACACACTGGTGAAAGACCACATACCTGCCCGGATTGTAATAAAAGCTTTATCCAGGCATCACAATTGCGAAGTCATGCACGAACCCATATTTTACCGTTCGAATGCGCAGAGTGCGATCAGAAATTCAAAACACAGAAACA CCTCGACAAGCACAAAAAGACTCACATTAAGAAATGCTACGAGTGCAATAGTACTTTTGCCGATCAGTCTCAACTGGAGGATCATATGGCAAACTTCGTGCATAAAA AATCAACAAAAACAGCTAAGAAAACAGTTACTCGTAAATCTACGAGACGCACTCGTACTTATTGCCATGTCTGCGATCAAGACTTCAGTACCgtgaaaaatttccaatttcacATCCTCAAAGTGCATGAGATGGATCCCGAGGATTTCGTTAATGAAAAACTCAAAGAAAACGAAGCAATTAAAACTAGTGAAAACGTTTACAAAATCGAAGGAGCAGCATCAAATGAAATACAGATCCTCAGCGAAACAGAGGGTAACGCCGCCATTATGGCCGCTGGCAGTATGAACAGTACGGagatttacaacaacaataaaggcaGTAAAGGTGGGTTGGTGGTGAAAGAGTTCATCGTCAATGATGTACCTGCCGCTGAAGAAGCAGCAATGGTCCTCCACGACGAAGCTTATACAGTTATACCACTAGACGGAGATGGTCCCATAGAAACAGTGACTGCTGTCACTATGAGTCCTATTAACATATCGGCAGAAGTTAAAAAAGAACGACGCAAATCATTAGCTGAATCACTGGCCGTGGCAATTGGTACAGACAATGTTACACTGAGAGAGCCTATACAACTGAATGAAGAAGATATGAAACTGAAGGAGAATGTCGGAAAATTACTGGATATGTTGGTCGATAATAAAACTTTGAAGAAATTCGGTTGGCCAACCAACAGCGAAGAAAAT GTTTTATGCCGTGTCATTGAAAATTGCGGATATAACTTAACAAAAGATGCAGAAACATATCGAGATTGTGATTACGCGACGAGAATGCGTGAATACGTGAAACTGTTATTTACCGTAGTGATTCATAATAACTCCATAAAGgagttattaaataattatccCATCGATGAAGTAGTTGAGTACGTGCTGGGTAACGATGACGACGAGGACGATGATGGTGATAACGATAAAGATGATGACAATAGTAATatgaaaaattag
- the LOC105225856 gene encoding palmitoyltransferase ZDHHC6 codes for MSTIFSGMWRFLHWGPITALSIIKVITLTALYMNSMWWPPNASLGGFFNQGLFLMLSSLATFNYVMATLTGPGLLPKKWKPKNPSDVDQLQFCKICQGYKAPRSHHCRKCNRCVKKMDHHCPWINHCVGWANHAYFTYFLTFAILGSFQASIILGFSFYRGVHRYWYLTHGYTHLATVQFTMASIIMNIIATGLAIGVVIALGMLLYIQLKSILKNQTSIEMWIVEKAIYRHYCNPDDDDFVYPYDLGWRENLRQVFSKRLVAAGQGIVWPVLDGCDQYTLTREQIAQKAEKRARTKTYRCIRPATGRFLPLFSQGLRVCLSPPCTDESRIRLEPGDVIKVTRFRQHWLFGERVVCDAELNMPDLQRKGPIRGWFPRRCAIELIQPEDYFDQSDDEADSGGYSQSELMTKSTAELNSIPNGVPNMCNKSLVNGGSKSQNQNGQRKKNK; via the exons ATGAGTACCATATTTTCAGGAATGTGGAGATTTTTACATTGGGGTCCGATAACGGCATTGA GCATTATAAAAGTAATAACTTTAACCGCTCTCTATATGAACTCAATGTGGTGGCCGCCGAATGCTAGTTTGGGTGGCTTTTTTAACCAGGGACTCTTTCTGATGCTTTCGTCATTAGCTACGTTTAACTATGTTATGGCGACTTTAACAGGACCTGGTCTACTGCCTAAAAAATGGAAACCAAAA AATCCGAGTGATGTCGATCAATTACAATTCTGTAAGATTTGCCAAGGCTACAAAGCGCCCCGTTCACACCACTGTCGCAAAT GTAATCGATGCGTTAAGAAAATGGATCATCATTGCCCGTGGATAAATCACTGTGTGGGCTGGGCAAATCACGCATATTTCACATACTTTCTTACCTTCGCCATTTTGGGCAGTTTTCAAGCGTCCATAATACTGGGTTTCTCCTTCTATCGCGGTGTACATCGCTATTGGTATCTGACGCACGGTTATACACACTTGGCCACGGTGCAGTTCACAATGGCCAGCATTATAATGAATATTATAGCCACAGGGTTGGCGATCGGTGTTGTCATCGCCTTGGGCATGTTGCTCTACATACAG CTTAAATCGATTCTAAAAAATCAGACGAGTATCGAGATGTGGATTGTGGAGAAGGCAATTTATAGGCATTACTGCAATCCAGACGATGATGATTTTGTGTATCCTTACGATTTGGGCTGGCGCGAGAATTTACGACAGGTGTTCAGCAAACGACTTGTAGCAGCTGGTCAAGGTATTGTGTGGCCTGTGCTAGATGGTTGTGACCAATACACCTTAACG CGCGAACAAATCGCACAAAAGGCAGAGAAACGCGCACGCACCAAAACCTATCGGTGCATACGTCCAGCAACAGGTCGCTTCCTGCCGCTCTTCTCACAAGGTTTGCGTGTCTGCTTGTCGCCACCGTGTACTGATGAATCACGTATTCGGCTCGAGCCTGGTGACGTAATCAAAGTAACACGTTTCCGCCAACATTGGCTGTTCGGCGAACGAGTAGTGTGCGATGCAGAGTTGAACATGCCAGACTTACAGCGCAAGGGGCCAATACGTGGGTGGTTCCCGCGTCGTTGTGCTATCGAGCTAATACAACCGGAGGATTACTTTGACCAATCGGACGATGAAGCAGATAGTGGGGGCTACTCTCAGTCAGAGTTGATGACTAAAAGCACTGCAGAACTGAATAGTATCCCAAATGGCGTGCCAAATATGTGCAATAAATCGCTTGTCAATGGCGGAAGCAAGTCACAAAATCAGAATGGTCAACGAAAGAAGAACAAATGA